From Juglans regia cultivar Chandler chromosome 6, Walnut 2.0, whole genome shotgun sequence, the proteins below share one genomic window:
- the LOC108999435 gene encoding uncharacterized protein LOC108999435: MWKVKLDCLPVDDRVRRLGILLVSKCDCWILGHEESIDHILNSGDIAHKVWEMAAVAVGIPNVTVNSWWARVSLWFSCTKRSSQKGCLIGLLPSIITWKLWGRWCKARMEKKYMMVSEVWFAVRCWCQWFSALISSVSSCLEGDKIILRSLDIPVQPVKHKKFLVITWCKPPSGWVKLNVDGSSRDNPSQCGGGGVIRNSGGEMLLAFLANFGHSTNNEAELRALIFWVAACKAGGYSFVEIESDSQVAVNWLKFGVCIMWYLCDFWEEFLSELQGLNFSIRHQFREGNKAADFLAQ, translated from the coding sequence ATGTGGAAGGTGAAGCTTGATTGTTTACCGGTTGATGACAGAGTTCGGAGGCTTGGTATTTTATTGGTGTCAAAGTGTGATTGTTGGATATTGGGACACGAGGAGTCCATTGATCACATCTTGAACTCGGGTGATATTGCACATAAGGTATGGGAAATGGCAGCAGTTGCAGTGGGAATCCCGAATGTGACAGTGAATTCGTGGTGGGCAAGAGTTAGCCTCTGGTTCTCTTGTACGAAACGTTCATCACAAAAAGGTTGTCTCATTGGTCTTCTTCCTAGCATTATTACTTGGAAGTTATGGGGGAGATGGTGTAAGGCGAGAAtggagaaaaaatatatgatggTTAGTGAGGTCTGGTTTGCAGTTCGTTGTTGGTGTCAATGGTTCTCAGCACTGATTTCTTCGGTTAGCTCATGTCTAGAAGGTGACAAAATAATCCTTAGATCATTGGACATTCCAGTTCAACCTGTGAAACATAAGAAATTCTTGGTGATCACATGGTGTAAACCTCCATCTGGGTGGGTGAAGTTAAATGTCGACGGAAGCTCTCGGGACAATCCAAGTCAATGTGGTGGAGGTGGGGTGATTAGGAATAGTGGAGGAGAGATGCTTTTGGCATTTTTGGCTAATTTTGGACATAGCACTAACAACGAGGCGGAGCTGAGAGCTCTTATTTTTTGGGTGGCAGCTTGTAAAGCGGGAGGATATagttttgtggaaattgaaagTGATTCACAGGTTGCAGTGAATTGGTTAAAGTTTGGTGTGTGCATTATGTGGtatttatgtgatttttgggaggaatttCTTTCAGAGTTACAAGGTCTCAATTTCTCTATTAGACATCAATTTAGAGAAGGAAATAAGGCAGCGGATTTTTTAGCACAATAG